A portion of the Paenibacillus sp. PvR098 genome contains these proteins:
- a CDS encoding restriction endonuclease subunit S, producing MSKWDSVKLGDVGKIVTGNTPSTNNIEYYSNNDIAFYKPNDLPETKVTYLDDATNYVSELAKTKLRMLPKGSVLVTCIGTIGKVGITLKESSCNQQINAIIPDVKKVDSQYLAYCMFSKKKEIQSIANAAIVPIVNKTNFSNIEIPLPPLETQKQIAKILDTVAELLAMRKQQLAELDNLIKSTFYDMFGDPTVNDKGWETVTVGDLITVLTDYHANGSYEKLRDNVELLNEPNYAYMIRTTDLENENYLDNVKYITREAYEYLEKSKVYGGDIIINKIGSAGKVYLVPYLNRPVSLAMNQFLLRFNDNTNVMYVYRYLNTEFSEKNILDRVRGAVTKTITKDAIRSVPFRLPPLSLQNQFATMVTKIEEQKALVKKAIDETQYLFDSLMSEYFE from the coding sequence GTGAGTAAGTGGGATTCAGTAAAGTTAGGTGATGTCGGAAAAATAGTGACTGGAAACACCCCTTCCACAAATAACATTGAATATTACAGTAATAATGATATTGCATTTTATAAGCCAAATGATTTGCCAGAAACAAAAGTTACCTATTTGGATGATGCTACGAACTATGTATCAGAATTAGCAAAAACTAAACTCCGAATGCTACCAAAAGGAAGCGTACTCGTTACTTGTATTGGAACAATTGGTAAAGTTGGAATCACCTTAAAAGAAAGCTCATGTAACCAACAAATTAATGCAATAATTCCTGATGTTAAAAAGGTTGATAGCCAGTACTTAGCATACTGCATGTTTAGTAAGAAAAAAGAAATTCAGAGTATTGCTAATGCGGCAATTGTACCAATAGTTAATAAAACTAACTTTTCAAATATAGAGATACCACTCCCGCCACTAGAAACACAAAAACAAATCGCCAAAATATTAGACACCGTCGCAGAACTGCTTGCCATGCGCAAACAGCAGCTTGCTGAGTTGGACAACCTTATCAAATCTACCTTTTATGATATGTTTGGTGATCCTACTGTGAATGATAAGGGTTGGGAAACTGTTACGGTAGGGGATTTAATTACTGTCCTAACGGATTATCACGCGAATGGAAGTTATGAAAAATTAAGAGACAATGTGGAATTGTTGAATGAACCAAACTATGCTTATATGATAAGAACTACGGACTTGGAAAATGAAAATTATCTAGATAATGTTAAATACATCACTAGAGAAGCCTATGAATATCTTGAAAAGTCAAAAGTATATGGTGGGGACATTATTATTAACAAAATAGGAAGTGCTGGAAAAGTTTATTTGGTGCCGTATTTAAATAGACCAGTATCATTGGCGATGAACCAGTTTTTGTTAAGATTTAACGATAATACTAATGTCATGTACGTATACCGCTATTTAAATACAGAATTTAGCGAAAAAAACATATTGGATAGAGTTCGTGGTGCTGTTACGAAAACGATTACTAAGGATGCGATTCGAAGTGTTCCGTTTAGATTACCACCTCTTTCTCTCCAAAACCAATTTGCCACCATGGTCACCAAAATCGAAGAACAAAAAGCCCTCGTCAAAAAAGCAATCGACGAAACGCAATATCTGTTCGACAGCTTGATGAGCGAGTATTTCGAGTAA
- a CDS encoding DEAD/DEAH box helicase family protein yields the protein MTSNFEFLQGQTEYVLFATACIEAERVLATSPAMAAVGSRKAFELAVKWVYAADNTITMPYKDNLQSLIHEPSFRFAMENQTWGKLPYIIKLGNLAVHTDKAISRGDAVLSLSALFEFVQWIDYCYGASYEERSFFETNIPSEKVVLDEAKIKEKDSLIEQKDSEIEALRAKIAAMSDRLTADKDQHQAQRHFTPEDISEFNTRKRYIDVDLKLLGWTFGDDVREEVVLYGMPNHEEKGYADYVLYGKDGLPLAIIEAKRTSKDPKIGTHQAKLYADCLEKMTGRRPMMFTTNGFETNLWDDVTSPQRKVSGIFSKSDLEKLMNRRTERKELDEVVIDDKITDRYYQKEAIRAVGESITIGHRRALLVMATGTGKTRTASSLTDVLSRGGYVTNTLFLADRTALVKQAKDDFKNYLPHMSLCNLLSNKDDKTARIVFSTYPTMLNAIDKTKSDDGKRLFTPAHFDLIVVDEAHRSIFKKYRTIFEYFDGLIVGLTATPKTEVDRNTYDFFEMESGVPTYAYAYETAVEIDHVLVPYYNIEITTKFLEKGITYDDLSPEDKARYEEDFTDEDGEMPEFIPSPAVNEFIFNQATVDRVLEDLMTKGIKVAGGDRLGKTIIFAQNKKHAQYIVERFDKLYPQYNGSFAKRIISEDSYAQSIIDDFKVADKGPHIAVSVDMLDTGIDVPEIVNLVFFKRIRSKTKFWQMIGRGTRLRKNLFGEGEDKTQFVIFDYLGNFEFFRQHQEGLQGSETQSLSEAIFAKRVRLIHHTQQSVYINEPYQAIRTELIEKVVKQINFLNPELVSVKMQLQYVEKYKHKTAFVSLSDVDKSNLIAYLAPIVYMDDTDEYAKRFDNFMYGLMLAHIEGSAQMNKAKKQLMEVSSNLLQRATIPQIKEKLELISTIGTDEFWQSSDLLNFEKVRIELRSLIKFIIDEGSGRNPIYTNLADEVLTIEEGKAMYQAYDFEDYKLKVNRYIEKNRDTLAIHKLRNNIPLTSLDYESLEKIFTGELGTAEDYQREYQNTPFGLLVRKIAKLEYEAATVAFSEFINDQSLSQAQIVFVKKVIDYIVQNGYIDNVSELTKPPFDKPLSFVKLFDGTKQKRLVEMVAQIKDNAIKILS from the coding sequence ATGACTTCCAACTTTGAATTCTTACAGGGACAAACGGAATACGTGTTGTTTGCTACTGCTTGTATCGAAGCGGAGCGGGTGCTTGCGACCTCTCCTGCCATGGCGGCGGTGGGAAGCCGAAAGGCTTTTGAGCTTGCAGTAAAATGGGTATACGCCGCTGATAATACGATCACGATGCCCTATAAGGACAATTTGCAGTCATTGATTCATGAACCATCTTTCAGATTCGCTATGGAGAACCAGACCTGGGGGAAGCTGCCTTATATCATTAAGTTAGGTAACCTTGCGGTACATACGGACAAAGCGATCAGCCGTGGTGATGCTGTTTTGTCGCTATCTGCCCTTTTTGAATTCGTGCAATGGATCGACTATTGCTATGGCGCGAGCTACGAAGAACGATCCTTCTTTGAAACGAATATCCCTTCTGAGAAGGTTGTCCTCGACGAAGCTAAGATCAAAGAGAAGGATAGCTTAATCGAACAGAAGGATTCCGAAATCGAGGCGCTTCGAGCCAAAATCGCAGCTATGAGTGACCGTCTTACAGCTGACAAAGATCAGCATCAAGCGCAGCGGCATTTTACCCCTGAGGATATTTCTGAATTTAACACGCGTAAAAGATATATTGATGTGGATTTAAAGCTACTTGGCTGGACATTTGGCGATGATGTGAGGGAAGAAGTAGTGCTGTACGGTATGCCTAATCATGAGGAGAAGGGCTATGCGGATTATGTGCTTTATGGCAAAGATGGCTTGCCCCTTGCTATCATTGAAGCGAAGCGTACTTCGAAGGACCCAAAGATCGGCACTCATCAGGCGAAGTTATATGCAGACTGTCTCGAGAAGATGACCGGCAGACGGCCGATGATGTTCACCACGAATGGCTTCGAAACCAATCTATGGGATGACGTTACCTCCCCACAGCGCAAGGTGAGCGGTATCTTTTCAAAGTCTGACTTGGAAAAGCTGATGAATCGCCGTACTGAACGTAAGGAATTAGACGAAGTCGTTATTGACGATAAAATCACGGACCGCTACTACCAGAAGGAAGCCATCCGTGCGGTAGGTGAAAGCATAACGATTGGGCATCGAAGAGCACTCCTCGTGATGGCGACAGGGACAGGGAAGACGAGAACCGCATCCAGCTTGACGGATGTACTGTCCCGCGGGGGATATGTAACCAATACGTTGTTTCTGGCAGACAGAACAGCACTGGTTAAGCAGGCTAAGGATGATTTCAAAAATTACTTGCCCCATATGTCGCTTTGTAATTTGCTAAGCAATAAGGATGATAAGACGGCTCGCATTGTGTTCTCAACGTATCCGACAATGCTGAATGCTATTGATAAAACTAAAAGTGACGATGGCAAGCGTCTGTTTACGCCGGCACATTTCGATTTGATTGTGGTGGATGAGGCGCACAGAAGTATTTTCAAGAAATATCGGACGATATTTGAGTATTTTGATGGCCTTATTGTGGGATTGACGGCGACGCCGAAGACGGAGGTTGATCGCAATACCTACGATTTCTTCGAGATGGAGAGCGGTGTGCCGACCTATGCATATGCGTATGAAACGGCCGTAGAAATTGATCATGTACTAGTGCCCTACTATAACATCGAGATCACAACGAAGTTCCTGGAGAAAGGTATTACCTACGACGATCTTTCTCCAGAAGATAAGGCCCGTTATGAAGAAGATTTCACCGATGAAGACGGTGAGATGCCTGAATTTATTCCCTCCCCTGCGGTGAATGAATTTATTTTTAACCAAGCTACGGTGGATCGAGTGCTAGAGGATTTAATGACCAAGGGGATCAAGGTGGCAGGCGGTGACAGGTTAGGTAAGACAATCATTTTCGCCCAAAATAAAAAGCACGCGCAATACATTGTTGAACGTTTCGATAAACTGTATCCGCAGTATAACGGCAGCTTCGCCAAGCGGATTATTTCGGAAGATAGTTATGCGCAGAGTATCATCGATGACTTTAAGGTTGCTGACAAGGGGCCTCATATAGCTGTATCTGTGGATATGCTCGATACGGGGATTGACGTGCCTGAGATTGTCAATCTGGTGTTCTTCAAACGGATTCGCTCCAAGACAAAATTCTGGCAGATGATTGGCCGCGGGACACGGCTGCGTAAGAACCTGTTCGGAGAGGGAGAGGATAAGACCCAGTTTGTTATTTTCGATTATCTAGGGAATTTCGAATTTTTCCGTCAACATCAGGAAGGATTACAGGGCAGTGAAACGCAGAGCCTGTCGGAAGCGATCTTCGCCAAGCGGGTTCGGTTGATTCATCATACACAACAGTCTGTGTATATCAATGAGCCCTATCAAGCGATTCGTACAGAGCTGATAGAAAAAGTCGTCAAGCAGATAAACTTCCTTAATCCGGAGCTTGTGTCGGTGAAGATGCAACTGCAGTATGTGGAAAAATATAAACATAAGACTGCTTTCGTCAGTCTGTCGGATGTAGATAAGAGTAACCTGATTGCCTATCTTGCGCCTATTGTCTATATGGATGATACGGACGAGTATGCTAAGCGTTTTGACAATTTCATGTATGGACTCATGCTCGCTCATATCGAGGGTTCGGCACAAATGAATAAAGCCAAAAAGCAGCTGATGGAAGTATCTTCTAATCTACTACAGCGTGCTACGATCCCGCAGATCAAGGAGAAACTGGAGCTGATCAGCACTATTGGAACGGACGAGTTCTGGCAGAGCTCGGATTTGCTGAATTTTGAAAAGGTGCGTATTGAGCTTCGTAGTCTTATCAAGTTCATTATAGATGAAGGAAGCGGCAGAAATCCGATCTACACGAACCTTGCTGATGAAGTTCTTACGATTGAAGAAGGCAAGGCCATGTACCAAGCCTATGACTTCGAGGATTATAAGCTGAAGGTTAACCGTTATATTGAGAAAAACCGTGACACTTTGGCTATCCATAAGCTCCGGAACAATATTCCTCTTACCTCTCTCGATTATGAGAGTTTAGAGAAGATTTTCACTGGGGAGCTAGGTACAGCAGAAGATTACCAACGGGAGTATCAGAACACACCGTTCGGTTTACTGGTGCGAAAAATCGCTAAGCTGGAGTATGAAGCGGCGACCGTTGCGTTCTCGGAATTTATTAATGATCAGTCCTTAAGCCAGGCGCAAATCGTATTTGTGAAAAAGGTTATTGATTATATCGTGCAGAATGGCTATATCGATAATGTATCGGAACTAACGAAGCCGCCTTTCGATAAACCCCTGAGCTTTGTCAAGCTGTTTGATGGCACGAAGCAAAAGCGTCTTGTGGAGATGGTTGCACAGATCAAAGATAATGCGATTAAGATCTTGAGTTAG
- a CDS encoding UvrD-helicase domain-containing protein, with product MTQTNVSNIQRISKMQFDNTLVLACAGSGKTYGMCNDSRSLSEESTKKVLMLSYTHKGIYSIKKEYAKQNNGVLDKNLVISTWFQFILKELIRPYQRSFLGKISQIKTIDFSSMYGVDYAKKDTTSYFLNRNHDVKANRASEFALLLNKLSDGAVLKRLEDTYACIYIDELQDLVGKDIELLELLFLSSIKIYCVGDYKQATLKTHNPRSDRKKGGMHVFSYLETCRDSHRINIVKNNTSKRFVSDIAKFANLVYPEDPIIGALETEEPVIGVFQILQTDIHAYIQHFKPNILKYDVKTPTLGYPSLNFGVSKGMTLERVLIFPNKPLYSFLLDPSGRLKAPDKYYVGVTRAKYSLAFVVEQLKPNRYFFEDSINLGSKNVRVLKFKI from the coding sequence TTGACTCAGACGAATGTATCGAATATCCAACGTATATCAAAAATGCAATTCGATAATACATTAGTTCTTGCTTGTGCCGGCTCTGGTAAAACATATGGTATGTGTAACGATTCAAGGTCTTTATCTGAGGAATCTACTAAGAAAGTTTTGATGTTGTCTTACACCCATAAAGGTATTTATTCTATAAAGAAAGAATACGCAAAGCAAAATAATGGTGTTCTCGATAAAAATCTTGTAATAAGTACTTGGTTTCAGTTCATTCTAAAAGAATTAATCAGACCGTACCAAAGAAGTTTTTTGGGGAAGATTAGCCAGATAAAAACTATTGATTTTTCCAGCATGTACGGTGTTGATTATGCGAAAAAAGATACCACATCTTATTTTCTAAATAGAAATCATGATGTTAAAGCCAATCGTGCTTCCGAGTTTGCACTATTATTAAATAAATTATCCGATGGAGCTGTATTAAAAAGACTTGAGGATACATATGCTTGCATCTATATCGATGAGCTGCAGGATTTAGTGGGGAAAGATATAGAACTCCTTGAATTATTATTCCTTTCATCTATAAAAATTTATTGTGTTGGTGACTATAAACAAGCTACCTTAAAGACTCATAATCCGAGATCTGATAGAAAAAAAGGTGGTATGCATGTTTTCAGTTATCTTGAGACTTGCAGAGATTCACATCGGATTAACATCGTTAAAAATAATACCTCTAAACGATTTGTTTCTGATATAGCAAAATTTGCGAATTTGGTATACCCAGAGGACCCAATTATTGGAGCATTAGAAACTGAAGAACCGGTCATAGGGGTCTTTCAGATTCTTCAAACTGATATACATGCTTATATTCAGCACTTCAAACCAAATATCTTGAAATACGATGTCAAGACGCCAACTTTGGGGTATCCATCTTTAAACTTCGGTGTCAGCAAGGGGATGACTTTGGAACGTGTTCTAATTTTCCCTAACAAACCACTTTATTCATTCTTATTAGATCCCAGTGGGCGATTGAAGGCTCCGGATAAATATTATGTTGGTGTCACTCGTGCAAAGTACAGTTTGGCTTTTGTGGTTGAACAACTCAAACCCAACCGATACTTTTTCGAAGATAGTATTAATTTAGGTAGCAAAAACGTTAGGGTATTAAAATTCAAAATATAG
- a CDS encoding toll/interleukin-1 receptor domain-containing protein yields the protein MHRNIEDIKQKITTHCNQNTTYIHPSATNIYIAQLISAYSNGKGGDIIFGARFDGKVVEVKENKFPISIEEILKVIKGKIDIYYNKFYFEQSELFYISINTSEELVTVNDVPYKLNHSGELTELVPHKVFISYTHKDSDLADILEGVLTTFKNVIVTRDIKVTQYKDDLNEFMRTIRKHDMVIAIVSDGYLKSLNCMYEVTELMKDEDYQQRLNFIVVRDSDSRFYNKENLYDGFKADIYNPLGKAKYLSYWDKKQKKMEEEIKELNIRTSMLGDLSNEMKKMESVLPSLDNFLSHISGKIGKSFEEMNDENFYEITKYF from the coding sequence TTGCATAGAAACATTGAGGATATAAAACAAAAAATTACTACGCATTGCAATCAAAACACAACGTATATACACCCGTCAGCAACGAATATTTATATTGCTCAACTAATTTCGGCATACTCGAATGGCAAGGGAGGCGATATAATATTCGGAGCTAGGTTTGATGGAAAAGTAGTAGAAGTAAAAGAAAACAAGTTTCCTATTTCAATTGAAGAGATATTAAAAGTGATAAAGGGAAAGATAGATATTTATTATAATAAATTTTATTTCGAACAAAGCGAGTTATTTTATATATCTATAAACACTAGTGAAGAGCTAGTCACTGTAAATGATGTGCCGTATAAACTAAATCATAGTGGTGAGCTAACAGAGCTAGTTCCACACAAAGTTTTTATTTCATACACTCATAAGGACAGTGATCTTGCAGATATTTTAGAAGGAGTATTAACTACTTTTAAAAATGTAATTGTTACTCGTGACATTAAAGTTACCCAGTATAAAGATGATTTAAATGAGTTTATGAGGACAATAAGAAAACATGATATGGTTATAGCAATTGTTTCTGATGGGTATCTAAAATCATTAAATTGTATGTATGAAGTTACAGAGTTAATGAAAGATGAAGATTATCAGCAGAGACTAAATTTTATAGTTGTAAGAGATTCAGACTCTAGATTTTATAATAAAGAAAATCTTTATGATGGTTTTAAAGCTGATATTTATAATCCGCTTGGGAAAGCAAAATATCTTAGTTATTGGGATAAAAAACAGAAAAAAATGGAGGAAGAAATTAAAGAATTAAATATAAGAACATCAATGTTAGGGGATTTATCAAATGAAATGAAAAAAATGGAGTCAGTCTTACCTTCATTAGATAATTTCTTGTCACATATAAGTGGTAAAATTGGAAAAAGTTTTGAAGAAATGAATGATGAGAATTTTTATGAAATAACTAAATACTTTTAA
- the radA gene encoding DNA repair protein RadA: MAKSKTQHRCTGCGHIEPKWAGKCPSCQQWNSLVEEDVTSTKSVNPATKRGASTRGDKPKRLKDVNASKESRIILNESEFDRVMGGGIVRDSLNVLTAPPGAGKSTLLLIISNLLGRLGYRVLYLSGEESERQVKLRADRICPDISENVWFKSESNMNAIQDHIKEIDPDFIIMDSIQMAYLEEFPQSPGSPTQVLESTKVFKYIAKNPERPRAVFLVGHMTKQDELGGSRAFEHEVDAVFYLDGDRGEQLRILRTTKNRFGDTGETGLYRMEGEGLIPIDNPSEFFMTKREEPVAGSALTVTREGTRNIVVEIESLLEKTMFGFPTRVGEGINKQQLQILSAILEKRGGLVTGDKDVYVKVSAGLKLQEAAVNLGVVMSMVSSIQNRGIPTDTVFLGEVGLTGEIKSVPHLESRIKEVDRLGFKTVYVPKGNLRAGLTTKNVEVVEIGSISEGISKLYGQTSQKKKASTE, translated from the coding sequence ATGGCGAAGTCAAAAACACAACACCGGTGTACAGGTTGTGGTCATATAGAGCCGAAATGGGCGGGTAAATGCCCTTCTTGTCAGCAGTGGAACTCGCTCGTTGAGGAAGATGTTACATCTACCAAATCTGTAAATCCAGCGACAAAGCGTGGAGCATCTACCCGTGGTGATAAACCTAAGCGTCTTAAAGATGTTAATGCATCTAAGGAATCTCGCATTATATTAAATGAATCCGAATTTGATCGGGTTATGGGTGGGGGCATCGTGAGAGATAGCCTCAACGTACTTACAGCTCCACCAGGAGCAGGAAAATCGACTCTCCTGCTTATCATTTCTAACTTACTTGGAAGGCTTGGTTACAGGGTTTTGTATCTCTCTGGAGAAGAAAGTGAGCGACAGGTAAAGCTACGTGCGGATCGTATTTGTCCTGATATTTCGGAAAATGTATGGTTTAAGTCGGAATCGAATATGAACGCGATTCAAGATCACATTAAAGAAATCGATCCTGATTTTATCATCATGGATTCAATTCAAATGGCATATCTCGAAGAATTTCCACAGTCACCTGGAAGTCCAACTCAAGTATTAGAATCTACAAAGGTGTTCAAGTATATAGCTAAGAATCCTGAACGTCCGAGAGCTGTTTTCTTGGTTGGTCATATGACAAAACAAGATGAGCTTGGTGGAAGCAGAGCGTTTGAACATGAAGTGGATGCGGTCTTCTATTTGGACGGAGATCGTGGCGAACAGCTTCGAATCCTCCGCACGACCAAAAACAGATTTGGAGATACGGGTGAAACAGGGCTGTACCGTATGGAGGGCGAGGGACTCATCCCGATTGATAACCCTTCGGAGTTCTTTATGACGAAGCGGGAAGAACCTGTTGCGGGAAGTGCGTTGACCGTAACCAGAGAAGGAACCCGAAATATTGTGGTAGAAATTGAGTCTCTATTGGAGAAAACGATGTTTGGCTTTCCAACAAGGGTTGGTGAAGGTATCAATAAGCAACAACTGCAAATTCTCTCTGCCATATTGGAGAAAAGAGGCGGATTGGTAACGGGGGACAAAGATGTTTACGTCAAAGTATCGGCAGGATTGAAACTACAGGAGGCGGCGGTTAATTTAGGTGTTGTGATGTCTATGGTATCGAGTATCCAAAATAGAGGAATTCCAACAGATACAGTATTTCTTGGTGAAGTTGGTTTGACAGGCGAGATCAAGTCAGTTCCGCATCTGGAATCCCGTATTAAAGAGGTGGATCGGCTTGGTTTTAAGACAGTTTATGTTCCTAAAGGAAATCTACGTGCTGGTTTAACGACTAAAAATGTTGAAGTGGTTGAAATCGGTTCTATCAGTGAAGGCATCTCAAAGCTTTATGGACAAACAAGCCAAAAAAAGAAGGCATCAACAGAGTGA
- a CDS encoding AAA family ATPase, translating into MKIKKLYIKNYRMFRDVVIEVNSACNIFVGDNDSGKSTLLEIIQVLLSGRLNNLSFERQLKASYFNYATRSIFKETIADPSKRIEELPSIIAEAYFENDGNSTEYKGTNNELGEDCPGIRMTVQFNPDFAKAFQAMLKNGEIYDIPVEFYKISWRDFGDNPIVFRTFPVKVSLIDTTQKDYDSAVNKFINSRITNNLSEDEKVHLARAYRKMKHEFNNNPNVVALNERLAVEEKLDDKTIKFGMREEALESWMNEVSIDVENIPFEDMGFGTQNLIKMELVFKQDTERSNVVLFEEPENNLAFGNMSRLISKINQDENKQVFISTHSSYVANKLGLKNIILLYKGNISQLDDIDPDTMNFFKKLPGYGTVRFLLADKVILVEGPTDELIVQRAYKDVHGKLPIENGIDVITVDSLAFKRYCDLAILVRKPLRIITDNDGDVQRNIFDKYKEYTDAHGDLIEIHYETNESLHTIEPSILAVNSAVSEAFNKFKRVISKGNSMVNRNMEEIETFMKNNKAEWGLRVFDSDECIEYPTYIKNAIR; encoded by the coding sequence ATGAAAATTAAAAAACTATATATAAAGAATTACAGAATGTTCCGGGATGTGGTTATAGAAGTGAACAGTGCCTGCAATATTTTTGTCGGTGATAATGATTCTGGAAAAAGTACCCTGCTTGAGATAATTCAAGTTCTTCTGAGTGGAAGATTAAATAATTTATCTTTTGAACGCCAATTAAAAGCCTCCTATTTTAACTATGCAACTCGTTCCATCTTTAAAGAAACTATTGCCGATCCCTCTAAACGAATCGAAGAATTACCTTCTATTATCGCTGAAGCCTATTTTGAGAATGATGGTAATAGCACTGAATATAAAGGAACAAATAATGAACTTGGTGAAGACTGTCCGGGCATTCGTATGACTGTACAGTTTAACCCCGATTTTGCAAAAGCATTTCAGGCCATGTTAAAGAACGGGGAAATATATGATATACCGGTTGAATTTTATAAAATCAGTTGGAGAGATTTTGGTGACAACCCAATTGTTTTTAGGACGTTTCCAGTGAAGGTTTCACTAATCGACACTACACAAAAAGATTATGATTCAGCAGTAAACAAGTTTATCAATTCACGAATTACTAACAATCTATCTGAAGATGAAAAAGTACATCTAGCTAGGGCGTATAGGAAAATGAAGCACGAATTCAATAACAATCCGAACGTAGTAGCCCTTAATGAAAGGTTGGCAGTAGAAGAAAAGCTTGACGATAAAACGATTAAGTTTGGTATGCGTGAAGAAGCGCTTGAATCTTGGATGAACGAGGTCTCAATTGATGTTGAGAATATTCCCTTTGAGGATATGGGGTTTGGTACTCAGAACTTAATTAAAATGGAATTAGTATTCAAACAAGATACAGAGAGATCTAATGTAGTACTGTTTGAGGAGCCTGAAAATAATTTAGCGTTTGGGAATATGTCACGCCTAATTTCAAAAATAAATCAAGATGAGAATAAACAGGTCTTTATATCAACTCATAGTAGTTATGTAGCGAACAAATTAGGACTGAAAAACATAATCCTTTTATATAAAGGGAATATAAGTCAATTGGATGATATAGACCCTGATACTATGAACTTTTTTAAAAAGTTGCCTGGTTACGGGACTGTTCGTTTTTTATTGGCAGATAAGGTGATATTGGTTGAGGGTCCAACTGATGAATTAATTGTTCAACGCGCTTACAAGGATGTTCATGGAAAGTTGCCAATTGAAAATGGAATAGATGTCATTACAGTGGATTCATTAGCATTTAAAAGATATTGTGATCTAGCCATTCTAGTAAGAAAACCCTTACGAATTATTACGGACAATGATGGGGATGTTCAACGGAATATCTTTGATAAATATAAAGAGTACACCGACGCACATGGTGATTTGATAGAAATACATTATGAAACTAATGAATCGCTTCACACAATTGAACCCAGCATTTTGGCCGTCAATTCCGCTGTATCAGAGGCTTTCAACAAGTTTAAAAGGGTCATTTCTAAAGGGAATTCGATGGTTAATAGAAATATGGAAGAAATAGAAACGTTTATGAAAAATAATAAAGCAGAATGGGGATTGAGGGTGTTTGACTCAGACGAATGTATCGAATATCCAACGTATATCAAAAATGCAATTCGATAA